CTTGTCCGGTGATTATGTTAACGGCTTTATCGGATACAGACCAAAAATTAAAGGGGTTTGGCGGAGGGGCAGATGATTATATTACGAAGCCGTTTGTAGCGGAGGAAGTTGTGGCTAGAGTCAATGCCGTATTAAGACGATCTCTGCAATTACAAGAAAAAGAACAACTGAATCTTTATGGCTCGTTAAAAATAAACTTTTTAGCTCATCAGGTTTTGTTAAATGGGGTTGAAATCATTTTTACTCCGCGAGATCTTTCGTTATTCCTTTTTTTGGCCCAGCACCCAAACCAAACCTTTACAAGAGATCAGTTAATCGAGAATGTATGGGGGTATGATTATGATGGAAGCGATCGGGCAGTTGATTTAGCGATTAAGAGAATTCGTAAATTATTAAAGGGATGGGATCTGGCAGATGGAGAAATTAAAACGTTTCGTGGCTTGGGCTACCAGTTTTATGTTTCCTAAGAAAACAAAAGAGAAGACTCCACTCCTCTATTATTGGA
The DNA window shown above is from Bacillus sp. T3 and carries:
- a CDS encoding response regulator transcription factor, with translation MKTILIVEDEMTISMVLAAYLEKEGYSVHQAYDGLEGIQQVDEVHPALVLLDVMMPNMDGWGVLEKIREKSSCPVIMLTALSDTDQKLKGFGGGADDYITKPFVAEEVVARVNAVLRRSLQLQEKEQLNLYGSLKINFLAHQVLLNGVEIIFTPRDLSLFLFLAQHPNQTFTRDQLIENVWGYDYDGSDRAVDLAIKRIRKLLKGWDLADGEIKTFRGLGYQFYVS